CGCTCAGCAGCGCACCGAGGTCGCCCTTGCCGCTGCGGTCGATCGCGGTGTCGAGCTGGTCGGCCATGAGGGTGTCGTACACGGGCCGCTCGACGCTGCGGAACACCCCGATCGGGGTGTGGTGCAAGGTGTCGGGGTCGGCCAGGCGGGAGAGCGCGAACGCCGTGGTGGCGCTGGCGGTCTTCGCGTCGTGGACCAGGATCTGCGACTCGTTGGCCGGGGTGACGTCGACGACCTCCAGGTCGCCGGTGGCCGGGTTGCGCACGACGCCCTTCGCGCCGTCCGCGCCGAAGCGGATCGGCCGGCCCTCCTCCAGCCGGATCACGGCCTCCAGTGCCTGGTCCTTGTCCTTGAGGACCTCGAAGGCGCCGTCGTTGAAGATGTTGCAGTTCTGGTAGATCTCGACGAGCGCCGTGCCCTGGTGGTCGGCCGCCGCGCGCAGCACCTCGGTGAGGTGCTTGCGGTCGGAGTCGACGGTACGGGCGACGAAGGAGGCCTCGGCGCCGATCGCCAGCGACACCGGGTTGAAGGGCGAGTCCAGCGAGCCCATCGGCGTGGACTTGGTGATCTTGCCGACCTCGGAGGTGGGGGAGTACTGCCCCTTGGTCAGCCCGTAGATCCGGTTGTTGAACAGCAGGATCTTGAGGTTGACGTTGCGGCGCAGGGCGTGGATCAGGTGGTTGCCGCCGATGGAGAGCGCGTCGCCGTCGCCCGTCACGACCCATACGGACAGGTCGCGGCGGGAGGTGGCGAGGCCGGTGGCGATGGCGGGCGCACGGCCGTGGATGGAGTGCATTCCGTACGTGTTCATGTAGTACGGGAAGCGGGAGGAGCAGCCGATGCCGGAGACGAAGACGATGTTCTCCTTCGCCAGCCCCAGTTCGGGCATGAAGCCCTGAACGGCGGCGAGCACGGCGTAGTCGCCGCAGCCCGGGCACCAGCGGACCTCCTGGTCCGACTTGAAGTCCTTCATCGACTGCTTGGACTCGGACTTGGGCACCAGCGAAAGCAGTGTGCGGGACCCTTCGGTCACGGTCACCTCAGTCATTGATGGCCTCCTCGAGAACCTTGGCGAGCTGCTCCGCCTTGAACGGCATTCCGTTGACCTGGGTGTACGACTGGGCGTCGACCAGGTATTTCGCCCGGATCAGGGTGGCGAGCTGCCCGAGGTTCATCTCCGGCACCACTACCTTCTCGTAACGCTCCAGGACCTCGCCGAGATTCCTGGGGAACGGGTTCAGGTGGCGCAGGTGGGCCTGGGCGATGGGGAGTCCGGCGTTCCGCAGCCGGCGGACGGCCGCG
Above is a genomic segment from Streptomyces sp. NBC_01233 containing:
- a CDS encoding 2-oxoacid:ferredoxin oxidoreductase subunit beta, with protein sequence MTEVTVTEGSRTLLSLVPKSESKQSMKDFKSDQEVRWCPGCGDYAVLAAVQGFMPELGLAKENIVFVSGIGCSSRFPYYMNTYGMHSIHGRAPAIATGLATSRRDLSVWVVTGDGDALSIGGNHLIHALRRNVNLKILLFNNRIYGLTKGQYSPTSEVGKITKSTPMGSLDSPFNPVSLAIGAEASFVARTVDSDRKHLTEVLRAAADHQGTALVEIYQNCNIFNDGAFEVLKDKDQALEAVIRLEEGRPIRFGADGAKGVVRNPATGDLEVVDVTPANESQILVHDAKTASATTAFALSRLADPDTLHHTPIGVFRSVERPVYDTLMADQLDTAIDRSGKGDLGALLSGNDTWTVVG